The Sesamum indicum cultivar Zhongzhi No. 13 linkage group LG2, S_indicum_v1.0, whole genome shotgun sequence genome contains a region encoding:
- the LOC105176314 gene encoding GDSL esterase/lipase At1g29670, whose product MSQRPLFCLCLFAVFAAPSICLTPKQESKIRGMFVFGSSLVDNGNNNFIQNSLAKVDYFPYGIDFPLGPSGRFTNGKNVIDILGQRLNLPTYIPPFNDPSTKGSKIVNGVNYASGGSGILDNTGALAGNVIGLNQQIRNFEEVTLPELGMQLGERSTGILSQFLFVVGSGGNDYSLNYFLGNNNVSVEAFTANLMTTLSNQLKRLYGLGARKFVLMAINPNGCSPMATARDPTSNGCVQSLNRAAHMFNAQLKDLVVSIRPQMPGSNLIFVNSYKIIRDIIRFPISRGFNNASNSCCEVTKISEGGTGILCKRGGTVCANRSEYVFFDGLHPTEAVNVVIAAKAFASYLKAEVYPFNVKKLSEI is encoded by the exons ATGTCTCAAAGACCACTATTTTGTTTGTGTCTCTTTGCAGTGTTTGCAGCTCCATCCATTTGTCTCACACCAAAGCAAGAATCCAAAATCAGGGGAATGTTTGTGTTTGGGAGTTCTCTGGTTGACAATGGGaacaacaatttcattcaaaattcCTTAGCCAAGGTGGATTACTTTCCCTATGGAATTGATTTTCCTCTTGGCCCTTCAGGCAGATTTACCAATGGCAAGAATGTCATTGACATTCTGGGACAAAGATTGAACCTTCCAACCTATATTCCACCCTTCAATGATCCCTCAACTAAGGGAAGTAAGATTGTAAATGGTGTCAACTATGCTTCTGGTGGTTCTGGAATACTTGATAATACTGGTGCACTTGCA GGCAATGTGATAGGTTTGAATCAACAAATCAGAAACTTTGAGGAGGTGACTCTACCAGAATTGGGGATGCAGCTGGGAGAGAGAAGCACAGGAATCCTGTCTCAGTTCTTGTTTGTGGTGGGAAGTGGAGGAAATGACTATTCACTGAATTACTTTCTGGGCAACAATAATGTCAGTGTTGAGGCTTTCACTGCCAATTTGATGACCACACTCTCTAACCAACTCAAG AGGTTGTACGGTTTGGGTGCTCGCAAGTTCGTGCTAATGGCAATCAATCCTAATGGTTGCAGTCCAATGGCTACAGCCAGGGATCCAACAAGCAACGGTTGTGTGCAAAGTTTAAATAGAGCAGCTCATATGTTCAATGCCCAATTGAAGGACTTGGTGGTTTCTATCAGGCCACAAATGCCTGGTTCTAACCTTATTTTCGtcaattcatacaaaattatcagGGATATCATAAGATTTCCTATTTCTAGAG GTTTCAACAATGCCAGCAACTCTTGCTGTGAAGTAACCAAGATAAGCGAAGGCGGAACTGGAATTTTGTGCAAGAGAGGAGGGACAGTTTGCGCAAACAGGAGCGAATATGTGTTTTTTGATGGCTTGCATCCAACAGAAGCCGTAAATGTTGTGATTGCAGCAAAGGCTTTCGCTTCCTACCTGAAAGCTGAGGTCTACCCTTTCAATGTCAAGAAGCTCTCAGAAATTTAA
- the LOC105176324 gene encoding uncharacterized protein LOC105176324 — MSLACLVCHGVESPSHSFRSYSVSSSDNEGRCSAIANCLTRKTSLPHSRPNPGITSSKVMPQPNIPTAGVTGAPRLVRSRAVRRDIVRDWNFDEVLLER, encoded by the coding sequence ATGAGTCTGGCATGTCTCGTATGCCATGGCGTAGAAAGTCCATCACATTCCTTCCGCAGTTACTCTGTATCAAGTTCAGACAATGAAGGAAGATGTTCAGCAATTGCCAATTGCTTGACCAGAAAGACTTCACTTCCACATTCCAGACCTAATCCTGGCATCACATCGTCTAAAGTAATGCCGCAACCTAACATCCCAACTGCTGGGGTCACCGGTGCCCCACGGCTTGTCAGAAGCCGTGCTGTTAGAAGGGACATTGTGAGAGACTGGAATTTCGATGAAGTACTCCTGGAGCGTTAG
- the LOC105176336 gene encoding probable arabinosyltransferase ARAD1, whose product MAPKTPPLFLTLTLLSLLSLVFFLLHSSTAPPPPPNAKNALTTSQDFIKVYISPLPRSLNYGLLDKYWALTSDTRVGSEVDNEIRKTLLPKLPKKSLPYPENPIIKQYSAEYWILGDLSTPEELKGESFAKRVLDYKDADVIFVPFFATLSAELQLVVNKGVFRKRVEENEDYMRQKMVIDLVKNSAAWQKSGGRDHVFVLTDPVAMWHIKDEIAPAVLLVVDFGGWYRLDSKTSNDSSSDLMIHHTQVSLLKDVIVPYTYLLPRLHLSENQKRDTLLYFKGAKHRHRGGIVREKLWDLLINVPGVVMEEGFPNATGKEQSIRGMRKSEFCLHPAGDTPTSCRLFDAIQSLCIPVIVSDNIELPFEGMLDYSEFSVFVAVSDALKPNWLVNHLRSYSSEQKDRYRKNMARVQPIFQYDNDHPGGIGPIPPDGAVNHIWKKVHQKLPMIREAITRERRKPPGVSVPLRCHCT is encoded by the exons ATGGCACCCAAAACCCCTCCCCTCTTCCTCACGCtcactctcctctctctcctctcccttgtcttcttcctccttcatTCCTCCACCGCCCCACCACCTCCACCTAATGCCAAAAATGCCCTTACCACATCACAAGATTTCATCAAAGTCTACATTTCACCTCTCCCCAGATCCCTCAACTATGGCCTCTTGGACAAATACTGGGCCTTAACCTCCGATACACGGGTCGGAAGTGAAGTAGACAATGAAATAAGGAAGACCCTTTTGCCCAAACTTCCCAAGAAATCTCTTCCGTATCCTGAAAACCCCATAATTAAACAGTACAGTGCCGAGTACTGGATCTTGGGGGATTTGTCGACCCCTGAGGAGTTAAAAGGAGAGTCTTTTGCGAAAAGGGTTTTGGATTACAAGGATGCTGATGTGATTTTTGTGCCTTTTTTCGCGACATTGAGTGCTGAACTGCAGCTGGTGGTTAATAAAGGTGTTTTCAGGAAGAGGGTTGAGGAGAACGAGGACTATATGAGGCAGAAAATGGTGATTGATTTGGTTAAAAATTCGGCAGCTTGGCAGAAGTCTGGTGGCAGAGATCATGTTTTTGTTCTCACGG ACCCTGTTGCAATGTGGCATATCAAAGATGAGATAGCTCCTGCAGTCCTCCTTGTGGTGGATTTTGGTGGCTGGTACAGGCTTGATTCCAAAACATCCAATGATAGCTCATCTGACTTGATGATACATCACACCCAAGTTTCGCTATTGAAAGATGTCATTGTGCCGTACACCTATTTGCTTCCTAGGCTTCACCTATCCGAAAACCAGAAGCGAGACACTCTTCTTTACTTCAAAGGAGCAAAGCATCGGCACCGG GGTGGGATTGTTCGAGAAAAACTATGGGATTTGTTGATCAATGTGCCTGGAGTTGTTATGGAAGAAGGCTTTCCCAATGCAACTGGGAAGGAGCAGTCCATAAGGGGAATGAGGAAGTCAGAGTTCTGTTTACACCCAGCAGGGGATACGCCCACCTCATGCAGACTTTTTGATGCCATCCAGAGCCTCTGTATACCCGTGATTGTTAGCGACAACATAGAGCTCCCATTTGAAGGAATGTTGGATTATTCAgagttttctgtttttgttgcAGTTAGTGATGCTTTGAAGCCAAATTGGCTTGTGAATCATCTTCGAAGTTATTCCAGTGAACAGAAGGATAGGTATCGTAAAAATATGGCTAGGGTTCAACCGATTTTTCAGTATGACAATGATCATCCGGGGGGCATTGGTCCAATACCACCAGATGGTGCTGTGAACCATATTTGGAAAAAAGTTCATCAAAAACTGCCAATGATCAGAGAAGCTATTACTCGAGAGAGGAGAAAACCACCAGGAGTTTCAGTTCCACTTCGTTGTCATTGTACTTGA